A region of Thermodesulfobacteriota bacterium DNA encodes the following proteins:
- a CDS encoding GPW/gp25 family protein, whose amino-acid sequence MSQPRGTTILSFPLLGELTPDGRLAWSTGEQSVREVLLHILLTRPGERLLRPEFGAGLRDFVHRPNTEATRALLADSVRRAVTRWEPRVILEDVFALPDPTRPAVVHLSIRYRLRVSGEPERFDLTLELTGGS is encoded by the coding sequence ATGAGCCAGCCGCGCGGCACCACCATCCTGAGCTTTCCGCTGCTGGGCGAGCTGACGCCGGACGGCCGCCTGGCCTGGAGCACTGGCGAGCAAAGCGTCCGGGAGGTGCTGCTCCATATCCTTCTGACCCGGCCTGGCGAGCGCTTGCTGCGACCGGAATTCGGGGCGGGACTCAGGGATTTTGTCCACCGGCCCAACACCGAGGCCACCCGGGCGCTTCTGGCCGACAGCGTGCGCCGGGCCGTCACCCGCTGGGAGCCGCGGGTGATCCTGGAGGATGTCTTCGCCCTGCCGGATCCCACGCGACCGGCGGTGGTGCATCTTTCCATCCGCTACCGGCTGCGGGTCAGTGGCGAGCCGGAGCGCTTCGATCTGACCCTGGAGCTGACCGGAGGATCGTGA
- a CDS encoding baseplate J/gp47 family protein, whose amino-acid sequence MPLPLPELDDRRFDDLVTELRERLSRHLPELTVLAPGDPVFALVDLFAWLTETVIFRANLIPERQRRAFLNLLQIPLRPAVPARGLVAIDAPPTQASLPPLLAAESGLRAKGVAFATSGEVQPTPLALHVLVKEEQDDAALAALGITRAALREQYGMAAVPFRPRTLIPGRDALTLAGSLDHALHLGLAIHRRLVPEREGLRQALRGRILNIGLAPAGEGPAPDLAMVAGIDVLRPRPLIWELAWQDKQGVIRYLPLEEVADSSLGGRRLGVARLRLPANPDLLAAPVQDDPQFAGMGDAPPEPPAELAAEQFLFWLRLRCPDEPNLALGYLGVNCVEVLGQGIERDAMVGVGTGRPDQVVSLPWQDIDPESLVLEVAEGAAWVPWQRQEVLAGGDANARVYRLDPAAGLVVFGDGQHGRRPPAGSRIRVAYLRHGGGLAGNLPAGAIRELAAGSGSLVLRHEWPTRGGRDAESIDQAERRIPAFLAHRERAVAAGDFAALARDNPINPVARAEVLPGFFPGTSIATVRPRVPGVVSVFVLPPAAPALAAPPRPSAGLLQDVFGYLASRKVLGTELYVLSPEFVPMAAAVAMRVRDPQVETETRTAVAAALRDYLWALPPAGPLGQGWPLGAEVDAAELRTQASRVPGVLAVTDLRLFAQEPRTGTWQEQPGRLPLADYQLPSLAAVETAIGDGPAGIPAVTGLAGVGAAGAGTGGGGQPVPVPVNPEVC is encoded by the coding sequence ATGCCGCTGCCCCTGCCCGAGCTGGATGACCGCCGCTTCGACGACCTGGTGACCGAGCTCCGGGAGCGGCTCTCCCGCCATCTGCCGGAGCTGACCGTGCTCGCCCCCGGCGACCCGGTCTTTGCCCTGGTGGACCTTTTCGCCTGGCTGACCGAGACGGTGATCTTCCGGGCCAACCTCATCCCGGAGCGCCAGCGCCGCGCCTTCCTGAACCTCCTGCAGATTCCCCTGCGGCCGGCGGTGCCGGCCCGGGGCCTGGTGGCCATCGACGCGCCGCCCACCCAGGCCAGCCTGCCGCCCCTTCTGGCGGCGGAAAGCGGCCTGCGCGCCAAGGGGGTCGCCTTTGCCACCAGCGGCGAGGTGCAGCCGACGCCGCTTGCCCTCCATGTCCTGGTGAAAGAGGAGCAAGACGACGCGGCCCTGGCGGCCCTCGGCATCACCCGAGCCGCCTTGCGGGAGCAGTACGGGATGGCGGCGGTGCCCTTCCGGCCCCGCACCCTCATCCCGGGCCGGGATGCGCTGACCCTGGCCGGCAGCCTGGATCACGCCCTCCATCTGGGCCTCGCCATCCACCGGCGCCTGGTGCCGGAGCGGGAGGGCCTGCGGCAGGCCTTGCGGGGCCGGATCCTCAATATCGGCCTGGCGCCGGCCGGCGAGGGGCCAGCCCCGGACCTGGCGATGGTGGCCGGCATCGACGTGCTCCGTCCCCGTCCTCTGATCTGGGAGCTGGCCTGGCAGGACAAACAGGGCGTCATCCGCTACCTGCCCCTGGAGGAGGTGGCGGACAGCTCCCTGGGCGGCCGGCGCTTGGGGGTGGCGCGGCTGCGGCTGCCCGCCAACCCGGATCTGCTGGCCGCCCCGGTGCAGGACGATCCCCAGTTTGCCGGCATGGGCGACGCCCCGCCGGAGCCGCCCGCCGAGCTGGCCGCCGAGCAGTTCCTCTTCTGGCTCCGTCTCCGCTGTCCCGACGAGCCCAACCTCGCCCTCGGCTACCTGGGGGTGAACTGTGTCGAGGTCCTGGGCCAGGGGATTGAGCGGGACGCCATGGTGGGGGTGGGCACCGGCCGGCCGGACCAGGTGGTGAGCCTGCCCTGGCAGGACATCGACCCGGAAAGCCTAGTGCTGGAGGTGGCGGAGGGCGCTGCCTGGGTACCCTGGCAGCGGCAGGAGGTGCTGGCCGGAGGCGATGCCAACGCCCGGGTCTATCGCCTCGATCCGGCGGCAGGCCTGGTCGTCTTCGGCGACGGCCAGCACGGCCGCCGGCCACCGGCCGGCTCCCGCATCCGGGTGGCGTACTTGCGCCACGGCGGTGGCCTGGCCGGCAACCTGCCGGCCGGCGCCATCCGGGAGCTGGCCGCAGGCAGCGGCAGCCTGGTCCTCCGTCACGAATGGCCCACCAGGGGCGGCCGCGACGCCGAAAGTATCGACCAGGCCGAGCGCCGCATCCCCGCCTTCCTGGCCCACCGGGAGCGGGCAGTGGCTGCCGGCGACTTCGCGGCCCTGGCCCGGGACAATCCCATCAATCCGGTGGCCCGGGCCGAGGTGCTGCCGGGCTTCTTCCCAGGCACCAGCATCGCCACCGTGCGGCCGCGGGTTCCGGGGGTGGTGAGCGTCTTTGTGCTGCCGCCGGCAGCCCCGGCCCTGGCCGCGCCACCCCGGCCGAGTGCCGGCCTCTTGCAAGACGTCTTCGGCTATCTTGCCAGCCGCAAGGTCCTGGGCACCGAGCTTTATGTCCTGAGCCCGGAGTTCGTGCCAATGGCCGCGGCCGTGGCCATGCGGGTGCGGGATCCCCAGGTGGAGACCGAGACCAGGACCGCGGTGGCCGCGGCCCTCCGGGACTATCTGTGGGCCCTGCCGCCGGCCGGCCCCCTTGGCCAGGGCTGGCCCCTGGGCGCGGAGGTGGACGCCGCCGAGCTGCGCACCCAGGCCTCCCGGGTGCCGGGGGTGCTGGCGGTGACCGATCTGCGGCTCTTTGCCCAGGAGCCCCGGACCGGGACCTGGCAGGAGCAGCCCGGCCGGCTGCCTCTGGCCGATTACCAGCTGCCGTCGCTCGCCGCCGTGGAGACGGCGATCGGCGACGGCCCGGCAGGCATCCCCGCGGTCACCGGCCTGGCCGGGGTTGGTGCCGCCGGCGCCGGCACCGGGGGTGGCGGCCAGCCCGTGCCGGTACCGGTCAACCCGGAGGTGTGCTGA